The genomic segment GCAGAGAGGCATCTATAAGTTTCACTGCATGGTGGCATACACCCTTACGACTGAGGGGGATCGATCTCGCGGCTTAGACGATGTTTTAGCTGACCTGCGCGCTTTACCAAATGTAACTATCGTAACTGTGGCGATTAGAAATCAAAAGATCGCAGAGGGTAGATACATAGCTGGCTTAGCTATCAAATTCATACCATCAGTACCCGGAGATATGAATCAGCCAGAGCAAGTAAAGGCCAGAATCGTCAGGGACATTAAGAGATTGGAAAATGTACAGTCTCTATTCAAACTTTCAGCAGGACTTATAAGGTTAGAGTAAGATGAGAAAAACTCCGCAGCAATTTCGCAGAGAAGCAGTCAAGAAACTGATTGACAAAATATTAAAAGACAAAATCACAAAACTAAAACCAGTTTCGATATCAGCATCAGAATCTTTAAATGACGATTTTACAACGACGGACTTTTCTTTCGAAGAGACCGGTACCAGAGGTGAGGTTGTGTCTGTGTTGGACTCGAAAGGTAAAGGATTCATAGATGGCCTATTTCGGGGGTTACACAACAGATATGCCACAGAGTATCCAAGTATCGACAAGATAAAGCTCGTTGATATTATGGTCAACCCAATAATGAAGGCTTCACGAACCCTCGGGTCTGATGCACCAGCGTCGATAATTTTTAGAGTAGAGGTGGACAGTCATGGTATAGCAGAGTTTCGACATGATTCAAGGTCGGTGATATATTCTGGATTCGCTGCGGCTCTTAGTGCATTCGAGTTTTATATAAACTGTGAAAGAACTTTTCATAAAATAAAACTAATAGTAGAAGACGCTGAACACAGAAATAGGGGAGACATATTGCAATCTTGCATGTCAGACCTTAGTAAGTTGACAGAGGTTAACACATATGCGTGAAAGCAAAAGAATACACTGGCCAATGCTTGTGTCTGCGATTTCAATGGCGTGGGCGTTATACATAATAAAAAATTATTTCATAGGTTAGTTAGCTATGGGTCCTGGTCTCTATTTACTCTAGGAGACTGCAAGATGCCAAAGGACCAGTTAAATAATAATTTAAAGATAGGCGATCTAGTTACTCATGTCTTGTATGGAAAAAAGTGGATCGGTGTTGTTGTTAGCTTTAAACAGGACAAGAAGGCTACGAGCAATTCCATGAACAGAAAGACAAAGGCTCTTGTCCAGATCCAGCCCGGAACAGAATTTGATGGTTTCTTCAAACGCACTAATCCTGTAGATAGAGTAAACGATAACCTAGGATACGTGTCAGTGCATTGGCTATTTAAAATGAAAGAAACTCATGAAAACTTTGGACCTCCACGGAACTAAACACTCTTTGGTAGATGAAAAAGTCAGAACTTTTCTAAACTTTGTAGAGCTGCCATGTCAGATAATAACAGGAAACTCTCCGGAGATGAAAAGTATTGTAAGGAAAATTGTTAGAGAGTATGAATGGTTTTGTTATGAGAGAGATAGTTATAACTATGGGACTTTAATTATTTTGGAGAGTGATATATGAAAAACTGGAAACCATTTTATATAGAAAACAGTAGAATACCCGTGTTTTTATCTAAGTTTGCACCCATAAAAATTTGGGCCATATCATTTGGTCTTTGGGTTTGGTGCAGAGGAGAATTATCAGAGAAAACCAAAAGGCACGAGTGTATCCATTTTCAGCAGCAACTGGAGCTAGCTTTCGCCGGACAGTGGATTTTATACATTTTCTCCTTTATTTTCAACTACTTAAAGACCAGAGATGCCACCTTATCATATTATGATAATGTATTTGAAAGAGAAGCTTATGGCAACGAGGCAGACAAAGATTATTTATCCCGGAGAAAGAGATATGCTTGGATTAAATACATAAATAAAGAGTACGATTTCAAAGAGAGAGTCAAAAGGTCGAGACTCAAATAAGTGTCACGTTTCACTTGACAAATCAAACATCATCTGATATATTATATAAACAATCACAGTAAAGGTAACACAATGAATTACGGCTATGCCTGTATCAACGAGACACTTAGCTCTGGACCTAAGAAAACTCGTGTCACAACCAATCGTTCTATGATTAAGCGCACATTCAAAGAGAAAGGTATTAGATATGCTTCGGAGCTTGCTCTTCAGAATGTCAAAGACCTGATCAAGATCCTAGCTTGGAATGAAGAGAACAATATCAAGTTCTATCGCATGTCCTCCGACATTTTCCCTTGGTGTTCAGAGTACAACTACTACGATTTGCCCCATTACAAGGAAATCAAGTATTGGTTGCGCTATGCTGGTGACTACACCAAGGAGTGGGGCCATCGCTTGACTTTTCACCCTGGCCCATTCTGCTGTCTAGCGTCACCAAACTTCGAAGTTGTGGAGAAGACATACAAGGAACTCAACAACCATTCTCGCATCTTTGATATGATGGGTTTCGAGCCAAGCCACTACAACAAAATCAATATCCATGTCGGCGGCACATACGGTGACAAGGATGGAACAGCAAAGCGATTCATCGAAAACTTTCACAGACCTGGTGGGCTTGATGAAAACACTAAGAAGCGCTTCACGCTAGAGAATGACGATAAAGCCTCCATGTGGAGCACAAAGGACATTTATGACAAGATTCACCACGAAACTGGAATCCCGATTGTTTTCGATTACCATCACCATCGATTCTGCACCGGAGGACTCACAGAACAAGAGGCAGTTGAACTCGCAGCCTCAACCTGGCCTCCCTGGATTAGGCCAGTTGTTCACGTCTCAGAGTCAAGAGCGATTGAACAAGGCGACCCGAAAATACGTAAGCAAGCTCATTCAGATTATATCAAAAAGCCAGTAGAAAGCTATGGGCAGAACCACGATATCATGTTAGAGTGCAAAAAGAAAGAGTTGGCTTTGATGAGGCTTAGAGAGGTTGCAGTATGAAAATTGGAGATTTAGTGAGAATAAGTATGAAGTTCACTGCTCATGGAACCTACGAAGAGGATGGATCGAAGATTGCAATGATAGTCGAGGGCCCTAATGCGGTTGGTAAAGTGAAACTGCTGCTACCTAATGGTGATACTGTTTGGAAACACGCTGCCGAAGTTGAATATATGCCAAAAGAAGGGAAATATTTGCAAAAATGAGCCATGAAACTGCAGTGGCAGATGTTGAATTGTGGGCTTTGCAAGAGCAGATATACTACGGTGTATCTTGGACTTTATTCTTACTTACTTTATACTATCTGTTTAGAATCTCAAAGTA from the Flavobacteriales bacterium TMED191 genome contains:
- the uvsE gene encoding UV DNA damage repair endonuclease UvsE yields the protein MNYGYACINETLSSGPKKTRVTTNRSMIKRTFKEKGIRYASELALQNVKDLIKILAWNEENNIKFYRMSSDIFPWCSEYNYYDLPHYKEIKYWLRYAGDYTKEWGHRLTFHPGPFCCLASPNFEVVEKTYKELNNHSRIFDMMGFEPSHYNKINIHVGGTYGDKDGTAKRFIENFHRPGGLDENTKKRFTLENDDKASMWSTKDIYDKIHHETGIPIVFDYHHHRFCTGGLTEQEAVELAASTWPPWIRPVVHVSESRAIEQGDPKIRKQAHSDYIKKPVESYGQNHDIMLECKKKELALMRLREVAV